GCTCGCCGATGGAAACAGCATCGAGCTCGCGCATCAGGAGTGCCTGAACGCGAGCCCAGACCGGATGCACCGGGCAGGTGCGGTCGCGCGGGCAGAGACCCCGACGGATCAGGCACCGGTTGAGGTAGATCGGCCCTTCGACGGCCTCGATGACCCGCCTGAGGGTGACCGCTGCCGGCCGCGCGAGCAGCGAGACGCCGCCGGACATCCCTCGCCGCGTGCGGACGAGGCCGGCCCGGGCAAGATCCTGGATCACCTTGCGCAGGTAGGGGCGGGGAACGCCGGTGCGGCGGCCGAGGTCGGTCGTCCGCACGCTGGCATCGGCTGGGCGGCCGGCCAAGTCCACCATGACTCTCACTGCGTAGTCGCCTCTGAGCGTTAGCTGCATCAAAATGGACCTTCTCGATCCCCTTTGTCCGCAACGATCGCGCGCTTGTGCTTCTGAGCACAATCCGGCGAATGCTTCATTTTTCTGGTGCATCGACACCAGACAGGCGCTTGCCGGGA
Above is a genomic segment from Candidatus Rokuibacteriota bacterium containing:
- a CDS encoding Rrf2 family transcriptional regulator, whose protein sequence is MQLTLRGDYAVRVMVDLAGRPADASVRTTDLGRRTGVPRPYLRKVIQDLARAGLVRTRRGMSGGVSLLARPAAVTLRRVIEAVEGPIYLNRCLIRRGLCPRDRTCPVHPVWARVQALLMRELDAVSIGELAGAAPTPAAATRGDHSW